attttctaCCCTTGAAAAGATGCCACATCGTCACCATAAAGACATTAATAAGATTGGATTTGATATTTGGAAGTGgtgacatgtttattttcaacaacGTGTACCTAATCGCCATGTTTTATGTTCTTTTATAGCTCTAGCAGCAACAATACTAACTGTATTCAATCCCAGCAGCAACTTTTTCACCccaaatactcctgtgacaataacatttgaccttgtcGTCACTGAATTCAATGGTCAAGACGGATTATTGACAGCtatcgacctgtacttcactaacaatgctcagtatgaaacagTTGGTATCGTCAAGTCTGCACCGTTTagggctactcaaccagctgctggaaaccctacggtgttaactgcaagttcgggaacaactatAAGTACCTCTGAGGCAACGTTAACAGCCGATGCAACAAATTGTATCGAATATACATacctttgtgctgtcataattgtagctgatgatcctggaagtacaacAGATCATGACGAcgtatgtgttgaattaacaaccaccGGAGCTGGACAAGTAGCATGCACTGGTGAGTTGCTTATTATTCACAATgctaccaaacaaacaaacaaacaaacaaaacaaacaaaacaaacaaacaaacaaacaaacaaacaaacaaacaaacaataaataaataaataaataaataaataaataaataaataaataaataaataaataaataagcaaacaaacaaacaaacacagacacattttacatttaaacaCATTTAAACGCAAGTACAAttttaaacaatgtgtacacttgtagacaACATACAATATGTTACACTGAAGCAAAACACTTTctttatgtgctacactcatttaccTAGTACAACTAACTGTCCGGGTATGCCCTCTCTTAatcttattctttttttttcaatttcgaGTTTAATGTTTGTAAAAATTCTCAAAATTGTCGTTCGGTTTCAACAACATCAAAATAGCAATTCTTCcatcaaaaatgttcatcatgtacaaattacatGCCTCCCGAATGCTTACAGCTAGTAATTTTTAAGACTCTCCTTCACTGTGCTCTgatttgctttgtttgtttgtttgtttgtttgtttgtctgtttgtctgtctgtctgtccgtctgtatgtatgtatgtttgtttgtttgattgtttgtctgtctgtcggtatgtatgtatgtttgtttgtttgtttgttttatacaaATTTGAATTCTGTGTTCTGAATTCAAAGCTTCCGACTTTTGTGTTGCTATTCCAGCGACCCTCTGTGGACAGGACTCGTCAATGGTTACTGGAAACCACACAGTGTGATAAGCCATTTTGGCATTCATACCTTACCTTCCGAGAAATTACTTTGCTATATTTCAGTAGCGATTGTATTTTACATTACCATGCGAGGAATGCGTTGATGATCTGAGCTGTTTCTGTACTAGTTTGTTTTATGTTCAAGTTTCCATAAAACTGAAAAACAATACCGTATCTCTATTTGTTTTGTTAGATGTCGAAGCTATACTATTGACAATAACTACCCCTAATCCATCCACTGGTGTATATATCGCAGGCGAGTCAACAGACGTCACTTTCGACCTAACGTACAATCTTGTTGGGTTTTCTGTCATTCCAACAAGTGTGGATTTGTACTTTTGCGACTACTTCACCTGTCCTACCAAGTCAGTTGTAGCATCAGCTTCTGGACCTAATGCCCCTGACGGAATTACAGCGATAACAGCAGACGGTTCTTATTCTGGCATATCAGCACAGCTCACACTGGATGATGCTAATTGTTTGTCTTACACAAAGTTATGTGCTGAAATCGTGGTAACAGATGACGTAAATATCAATGATATTGTCTGTGTGGATTTTGGCGTTGGATTTGATAAAGCAGGTACAAAGATATGTGTAGGTAAGATACACACCGTAGAAAGAGTGGACGTATTCTTGAACATAAACAGAtaaatcatatacaatgtcatatacTTCAGGATAATTCACTACCGATATTATTTCTATTTGAATAATTACAGCCCTACTTGTGTAGGCAGTGCTTCAGTTTCATATTTCCATTTTTAAGAATTGTGAAGAATGAATTGTTTTTCTTCTAATAACCTAATGACCTTGAATTCAACATATTACGTAAAcgtatttcagtaaaacaaagTCAACTCGCCAAATTACAAACCTCTACTGCCGCCATACAGAGTAAGTGGTGTATGTAAATGACCATTTTCTATCATTGTGCTTTATATAAAGTGTTGTCGGTGACCAAGTGGTCAAaacacttgcctcttaccactgcggtcggggttttATTAAATtgaccacgctgtaagtaagaagagtgtcgttcagtttgactctaccgaacaacgcatgTTTTCCACGGGGTattccggtttcctcctgcattaacactgaacccatgagggatggtcctcactggacttcttgggagacgagtgtttatatacttaaaaaactatccagtataaataaatattatttctaaAGTACACATGCCAAACATGGTtacaattttaatcaacttaaatattacaaaatgtcacTCAAATGAAAGATGTTCCATGATAGAACAAAGTTAGCAAACTCAGATTTTGGTAAACACTTACATAACGTCATTTTAAGTCGAATTCAaaactttcatttgtatttgtgtaataGGTTTCCATGAGATAAATATCTGTAGATAATGAGGACATATCCGCCGTTCTTTCATTACCACTGTTTGACAATCGATAGTTAGATATATTAATGTTAATTTATAGTCGATGTCATTCTGACTGCCTCTTAGAGTATTATTTACTTTGTATCTGGCTTAGGCGAATGTGTCAAAATGTCTCTTCTGTTTATCCATATGCCGCTCTTACTCTTCTCCCCCACCATCTCTCCTCTGTgtgattctctctctctctctctctctctctctctctctctctctctctctctctctctctctctctctctctctctctctcgtataTACTATAACACAAAGTTAACAAACTCATCTAATATACTTGTCCGAACGATCAAAATGTGGTGTTATGACAAATGCCCccggacaccccccccccccataagacaAATGCCAACCGGTCGAACGCTTCctgtctgcctctgtctctctgttttgTTCTgaattgtttttcatatggcACGCACTGAGTGTGTATACTTTTCCCCAGTTTAAGGCATTTCGCTTCTTTTATATCTTAACGACATGGTTGACTTGTAACAACTAATGTGTTATGTCTTATATTTTCAGATGTTGCAGCAACATCTTTTACAGTGACAAGTCCAGATCCAGCAATTGGCAAATTCATTGCTGATACAGTAACTTATACAGAAGTTACACTATCATACACAATCATAGCTGGTTCTGTAACGCCGACAGCTGTGACTATGTACTTCAGTAGCACTGATGGAACAGCCAAATCAGTACCAGTAACAGCAACTAGTGGTGGCCCAGATGGTGCAACTGTTATATTTGCTGATGGTTCTTATACAGCCATTGCTGCAAGCTTGACCATCGATGCTACTAATTGCCAGCTTTACAGCAAACTATGTGTTGCAATAATAGTGGCAGATGACGACGAAGATAATAATGTATTCTGTATTGATTTTGGCATCACTGCAGATAAAGCCGGAACAAAAGTTTGTTCGGGTAAGTGGAATAAGCACTCACTGTATCTTTTGCTTTCATTTCATTAGAAAGTGTTTAACTCTGATTCTCTGTTTAATTCTCATTCTCTGGGAGTTCATTTCTCCATATGGCTTCatctctgcctgtctgcctatctgtcttTCTCTAACTATATGTCCATCTGTCtatcatgaatttgtaattactgtgtttgggatCAGACATGGCGCTGTTTATACATTTtgccaaacacctagttagagaaatgaatatcttttattgcAGTAGCTCACATTGGTACACAAATATCGTATGTCTGAAGATGTCATAGGTTAAATTTAGtgtcctttgtttcatttccatgacgCTCATGATTATGCATGAGctattgttatcttaggaaGCTCATTTCGATTGTGACTTAATTATTGTAGCGACCCAAGCGTCGTGTgtgttttactttgattttttgACTGCGGGGCTGTGAGCATCTCTCCTGTTTCTGGCTTTGGAGTGAGGCACGTGCGTtatggtagagtcaaactgaacagcACTCTTACTTACAGGGTCGTTGATTTAAGCAAAGGTTCGAaaccaggctgcagaggtagtTGTGTACGAGCTAACctctcggccaccgacaaccatATTTCAATAATCATTAGCCGATATATGTGAATCTAGTCAAAAATATTAATGAACTGGATTAGGACTTTTCAAGGGTTTACTACATGGGCTGATGATATATCATAAAACTTtatacatcttttttttttatttagacaTTAATGAGTGCGCTGTAGATAATGGCGGCTGTGCTGATATTTGTACAAACACTGTTGCATTGTTCTCCTGTGCCTGTGGTATTGGTTATACACTGAATTCAGATGGCCTAGCATGTGATGGTAAGTAAACGAATGTGTGATGCATGTGATAACATTATGCTTGTGAGTCAAAACAGAACAAGCAAAGAAGGCTTGCAAGTTTTCTCACGCTTAGGAATAGTACTCACAGAAAATGGAGAAATCCAATGTCTTGTGGTACTGTCTAGGAGTAGCAAATTGATGCGAGTGTAGCACGTGGAGCGGATGTCATGGTGTTGATCAAGAAATCTGTTAAGTGTTATATCTATAACCAACCTGATTAAAATCCGGTGTATTGTACACTTTGGGATTTCTTTTTGGACGTTACGTTTACtatcatttgttcttttgtgagcgctcgttacatacatctgacacgtCATAGGCGTTCCCGTACCAAATCTCGGTGTttagtgaattcactcaacaaaGAAGTGCCAAAACAAACGGGTACAGAACTTCAGAGCGCTCTGTTGAGTGGAGCACAAGCACAGAGCACAGACAAcagtattatcattattgtttggtggttcgtTTGCTATCAGTTTTGAATGTTGGGTGTATACAATGTAAGACAGATTGTGATTGGCTACTCCTAAGTACGAGATTTGGTACTGGAACacctatggtgttgtgtcagatgtatgtaacgagcgaacacaaaagaacaaacgacagtaaatgtaacagccaaaaataAATTGGGCTGTGCACACCACATCGGATTTCAATCACATTGATCTATGACGCACCTCATAATAGAATTATACTTCAAGTAATATACTATAGTGGGAATTGTGCATACATTTTGTCTTGTTTCGTTTAATGCTTTTGAGAAATTGTTTGTTACACcttgtgaaatacacaatacTGGCAACCATGAAGTTCAATGAGACTACATGGGCATTATTGAATACATCCATTATCATAGAAAAATGCATGCATATATTTTCACCAGTTACGGCAGAAGGAATACGATCATAACTAAAATATTATCATCAAGGATGTATCTTTGTTTTGGGTTGTACATGGTAAAACCTGAACTTTTACAAGATGTTTATTTACTTtagttatataaattaaaaaaatgaaaatttcttttttttaattgtttcaCTTTGAAGATATGGAGTCCTATATTTGTAATGATGGTTGCATTGAGACTTACTCATTTAAATACCAATGTTAatttttgaattaaaatataactttttcaCTTTGAAGATATTGACGAGTGCCATATTGGTAATGATGGATGCATCGAGACTTGTACAAATACCATAGGGTCTTTCAGATGCTCCTGTAACACTGGTTATACGATGAATGCAAATGGCTCATTATGCGTTGGTAAGTGAATTTGACAGGTTTTAACTATACTGAATTTAAATATTTTCGGTTGCCtgataatatgtatgtatgttccctttcaaatctttatttgaataaaatataagtttatatgtaataatgttctcttttcaaatcacttcctgttCGTATAGTAGTAAACCTTTTACAAATTGAGATTCTTGCCATTGATTGGTTACAACCACGGACATGTCCTGGATTGTTCACgtaaaaaaacatacaatggAAACATGAATACCCTTCATTCTTATGGCAACATTCAAATAATGCTTTTAAACTGCACTTTCTCTATAATCAGATGTGGATGAGTGTGCTagtaacaatggtggctgtacTGACTTGTGTTCAAATACTCTTGGATCATTTACCTGTTACTGTGGTACTGGCTATACACTGAATGCAGACAATCTAACATGTGATGGTAAGTTTAAAAGACCACtagatggatatatatatatatatatatatatatatatatatatatatatatatatatatatatatatatatatatatatatattgactgattattcatagtatacagtgtgtaacatgtaaatgtgtcttttagtaactttgacatggttttatagGCAGTAACTATCAAGCCTACCAAAACATGCGTTtacccatagcaatacatggtatttcggTTTTCTCGCGATATAACAAAATGCACAGGGTTGCGCGAGTGGCACCCGTCAGATATGCTAACAGGACACCTTTTtgaggtggaatctgcaaaaCAATATCATATAACTCACAATGCAACGTTAATCCCCCAAACCACCTCTGGCAACTTGACTACGAGTGTGTTTTGTTTGAACTGTAATGTCGCAGTGTGCCCTTTTCACAATTGCAGTTCATTTAGTTCCAAAGTATATAATAAGGAAAACTTTAAGGTAACACCTGGGCGGACGATAATATGGTATTCCCATTTACTGCAGAAAAAATACATATctagttttgaaattgttttgtgtATTATAACTTGATATGTTTTCTCAACTTATCTACTATCCTAAACTACAGACTTAGGAAAGTTGAAAAGTCAATGGAATCAGTCATCACCCCTTGTACCCGTGTTGTCTAGTCTGATAGTAGTCTTGGTTATCACCCTCGTCATCTCTTTGGTATTCGTATTTATCCTAAAACGAAGACTGGCCGAAAGGTAAGTGTTGAAGCTTATTATTAAATGCATATCAATCCTTACAACTCTTGAACTTGTAAGATCATTGAGCTTTCATTCTCTCCtggtcgacgatcctcatcagaatcaGAACAGATAAATGTATTGAAAACCCATTGCTGTTTCCTCTGTTGAAGTGTCTGCTATACTATTTTCtataccaagctgatgaatacACATTGTCGTTTGATTATTATAACACAAAAATATTTGGACCATATTTTCCCCTCATGATCAACCTTTAATTAGATATGCTTTCTCTATATGTGATATAGTGAATTATTCATCTTAATGTGGTCCTATGGAtggaattgggtatttattttggatttttaatttataaaacaattttatcatggcttcctatttgaaaaatcaatgtaaaataacattgataaagtctgtgtttgtaactcaaaacagTGAAAAATGCCTTTAAAATGAGCAAAAACGTTTATTATTGTACGTCCAATAAcagcattttacatttttagtaatgttctgcaatttattgagttacaaatttAGACTTGGcctacatttttttacattgatttttcaagtaggaagccatgattaaattgttttatagattaaaaataccaatcctcatccatatagccacatTAATAATTTGATTCTGTTGTCTGACTTGGAAATTTGTACACTTTGTGTACTGTTGTGAAACACTTGTGCAACATATTATACGTTTTATCGTCAGATCTGAGCTGGACAAAACGTCAGAACACACTCATCAGGCCAAGACAAGTGACGTACACTTAGAAATGTCAGAGGAGATTGGTCGAACTGGTTCAACAAACCAGACGTACGAGGTTGAAATGCCAGACGAAGCACATTACAAGAATAAAAACGTGTCAGCTGAAAACGTATCTTCTACAAAGGGAGAAGAAGATCGACGTACAAGAGATAGTACAGGGCTTCCATCCGAAGGAATCTATGAAACTATGCCGGAGGATACAGACATAGTTCCTGAGGCAAAAGATTCTGAGGGATACATGAGTTTAATCCGCTGAACGGAACACCAAATATTGTTCTACAGATTGGTTGACAATTACATTGCCTGATTTCAAAATACAGtattaaaaacagtaaataaCGCTTTAATCCCTGCTTCAAAACAGCGCTTCGAGTGATCAAAGTGTACTTACTGACGATTTGAGtattgtaaatttaataaagttatacattttaatattaaaaagtCACCATTTATTTATGCTATTCGTGTTATTAATAAATACTCACCGTTTACATAATAATGTAGCCGGTCTTTGCATTATTTCAGTTTGTGCCATAtctctacatgtataatatctGAGTTGACATTATGTTTAATGTTGGTTACTATCTCACTTGGACTTCCAATGTTATAATGTTACTTCTCCCGCGAGACttcattacacacacatacatacatacatacatacatacatacatacatacatatatacatgcatgcatgcatgcacgcacgcacgcacgcacacacacacacacacacacacacacacacacacacatacatacatacatacatacatacacacatacacacatacacatatacatacatacatacatacatacatacatacatacatacatacatacacgcgtACACTGGTGCACgcgcacaaacacacatacatacatacatacatacatacatacatacatacatacatacatacatacatacatacacgcacgcacgcacgcacacacacacacacacacatacatacatacatacatacatacatacatacatacacatacatacatacatacatacatacatacacatacatacacatatacacatatacatacatacatacatacatacatacatacatacatacatacatacatacatacatacatacatacacgcacactaTACACACACTATACACATGGTTTGCATGTCAACACTATACATGCGTAGTAGGTGGCAAATGTCATATGACACTATTCTGCGTACGTACATAAGGGACGATCACACACTATCACACATGCACAATAGGGAGAGGGAGGCTGGCGTCAATACGaatgctgaacttcattttcgcatttctaaccaaatttcgattGAAAATTTTCACTCTTTCAAcgataaaatattttatatttactactgagatgttgaacCATCTGCAATGCAATATACAAATCTTTAGATTCCGCCTATCAAAAATCGCTTTCATAACTCAAATTTGAGGGAGGGGGCCTTCCTCACACTCATGTTAGTCTAGGTGGACTTCAAGCAAATCGGTTCAATTCAAAAATAAGGAAAGATAGATAGAAATTGTCATATTTAGTTCAGGAATTAACTAACAGCAAAGAGTTGGAGGGGGGTCAATTTGTATTGATGCAAAGGAGGTCAAAATACAAAGTCGGGTGATAAGTTTCACAATaaatatcatgtgtatatttaatatttcttaATTCAAGACATGGGCAGAAGATAAAAATTCAGAATCCACAAATCATTAGGCATAGCATTATGTCAAACGTTGTCTTTATTTTACATCAGTGAATTTTCGTACCATTGAGTCTTATTGGTTTTAAATACACCTGATAATTCgtgtaaatacaatttccaaaTTCACTGAATAAACTACTGTGGACCCAAATTAATGTTTGGTGATGTCTATGGTAGCCACTTACTGGATCGAATTTACTACTCAAGGAAAAAGGGGACATGTTGTGGATGCAGAACTGGCCATATTCTGTAATTATGGTGAAACTGTGAGATCAGTGATGCTATGAAGAAAGTCTTTCCAATCTTAATGTCTTGTTCCTGTAAATACTGGAATAGCAtacaataattttgtttgtattaGCAGAACAAGTTTTCTACATACGAATGGAAACTCTTTCTGATAAGCCAGTATGTAGACAAACACACACGTATATTATGACCTTCCTTACTGAAGATACAAATGCATACCAAACTCACAAAACTCATGAGGAACTGATATCAGTAAAAGTGTTTCCATGCAAACTGTGAAAAACGACTATTTCCATTTAATCTATTTTACCACAAACACATTAGAACGAATATGATATCATTGATTGTTAGCATTTTATATGAAAGAGTCTTTCAAATAGGTTTTTAGCCACCGATTTTTGATTGACATCTACAATATCGATTTATTATAGGAGGTTACAAAGTTTAAGTAAAAACGAATATAGATTTGTTCGACTTTGAGGGCACAGAACCAATATGAATGACCTATCAATCATCCTTCCATAGCATGATTTTCTGGTGAAATCCacataatattttgaacaattcCACTATTATAAATCCTGCACTTTGTAAAGGAATCAAATACATACAGATATTTCTCCTTTTTTTATCTGTTTGGGttttattgatttgatttatttgtctATCTCCTATGTACAGTGCATTGATTGGTATGTAAACATGTGGGGGGGGGAATGGTAAGCTATTTCAGAGATGAATCTTGCAAATTGTCACCTGGTTTATGGAAGGTAAAGCTGTAGTTTATTGTTGTGCTGGTATCCGAATAATAATCTGTGCAGTCATGTTTGAGCAATCTAACAAAGCTTAAAGttaccatatggatgagaattaagtatgtattttgacttttttaatttataaaactatttaatggcttcctactttaaaattcaatgtgaaaacatcattgacaaactttgtgtttgtaactcaatacattgcaatacaaataataaaatcaaagtTACAACTCTTTCTGATAGGcctatgtgtacatatacagacagacagacaggcggacggacggacggacggacggacggacggacggacggacggacagacagacagacagacagacagacagacagacagacagtcagacagacagacagacagacagacagacagacagacagacagacagacagacagacagacagacagacagacagacagacagacagacagacagacagacagacagacagacagaaacacacagTGACTTTTCATCCGTATATTATAACCTTCTTTACGAAAGACACTAATGCATAACAGACTCACAAAACTCACGAGGGACTGGTGCCAGTAAAGGTGTTTTCGTGTAAACGATGGAAAACTATTATTTCTCTCTAATGTATCTGTCTACATCTGTCTATTTTATATTGTAGACACAAACACATTAACACGAATATGATATTCTTAATTTTTAGCgatttgttttgttgtaaatGGGGTCTTTAGTAACATATGTTTGATTGACACGTACGATATCGATTAAGTGTACACAAAGTTGTAATGCTTttaagtaaaataaatatagaaTTTTGCGACCTTGAGAGCACAGAACGAATATGAGTGACACGCTGAACCTATCAACTATCCGTTAATAGCATGATTTTCTGATGACATCTACATACACGAACTTCTCTTTTTATTTGTCacaaacatttgataaaattgaagtATTTTTGTCAGAGTTTATTCTGAATAaatctttgtgtatttttatcatACTGACAGATTAATGGGGCTATCTTTCACCGTGTGGACAACATGCTCGATACATTTAATAGCAGTTTATCTTATGCtagaaggtcaaaatagaacaaaaatcAACTTATTTTCACTAACGCCCGTAGTAATGCATATGAAGTGCCAGAAGTTAAAGGTATTGtccaagaaattgaatattcCTTATTTTTATGATCCGCCTAGGCAGGAAGATTTTATATCAGGTACCAAGAATAGGAACAGGGTATGTTTAGTCCAAAAATGGCTTACTTAACTCAGTGATAATGCGTAAAAGAAAtggtttggttccgattacattcagttataaaataggtggggtaaatatatttgtattatatttttttcatgtatgagtgtttagttcaggttttccattgttttccaaatggcttctgtgttgtttatttcttcctatcagatgtacagccattacagattgaaagaatagttttatattgtcttttgaagttgatgtcagttttcgcatccactatttcttgtgagaccaCGATTTTCGCGATGTTATTGtgatttttctcgaatacatacaaaaaaaaagtttagagtcggcggcgtgaaaaactaggtagggtcaacaaccaaacaacttttttatttggcctaaaatCAGAAATTTCTTGGTGATCTGATCCTGAGCAGTTTTTTTGTTCATTCAGAGCTCTGTCATCGACaagaaatgttatttatattgtaatCATGCAGGGCGGGTTTGGagcttttattttgtttgcCCAATTTCACTCAAACGTTTACACTTTCACTATTATAAAACCTGCACTTTGAACAGAATTCGAATGCATAgagatatttctattttatctGTCATGTGTCTTGTTTTGTggatttgatttatttgtctGTATCTGCATTGTACCGGGCTTTGATTATTGCATAATAATATTTACAGGCATGATCAATCACATGTCTGAAAGcaatacataacattacatatctCTCATATATTCTGTTAGTAaagttttatacaattttgatgtTTACTTTACATACAAACTAGACGTTTCTTTACAAATAAAAGGGAAAACTAAATGACATATGGTTATTTTCCTTTTCGTTCCCTTTGGTCCGTTACTTCAGCTATAACGCTCTTGCGCAATGTGTTTAATCTCGAGATCATTTGTACACGTCGTTACTTTCAGAGACACCCGGTTGAGGATTTCCTCTAGCACATATAAGTTGATGCTCAGTACAGTCGTTTCAAATTGCCTCTGGTGTGTTTACTGGTAGCAAGTCTGAGCCCAATCGTGTGCCATTTCCACCCACAGGTATCTTAAGGTAATGCACGTATAAGTAATTTTCTATGTTAATGGTTATTATCTTCTCCAATTATAT
This portion of the Glandiceps talaboti chromosome 19, keGlaTala1.1, whole genome shotgun sequence genome encodes:
- the LOC144450005 gene encoding uncharacterized protein LOC144450005 — protein: MYFSSTDGTAKSVPVTATSGGPDGATVIFADGSYTAIAASLTIDATNCQLYSKLCVAIIVADDDEDNNVFCIDFGITADKAGTKVCSDINECAVDNGGCADICTNTVALFSCACGIGYTLNSDGLACDDIDECHIGNDGCIETCTNTIGSFRCSCNTGYTMNANGSLCVDVDECASNNGGCTDLCSNTLGSFTCYCGTGYTLNADNLTCDDLGKLKSQWNQSSPLVPVLSSLIVVLVITLVISLVFVFILKRRLAERSELDKTSEHTHQAKTSDVHLEMSEEIGRTGSTNQTYEVEMPDEAHYKNKNVSAENVSSTKGEEDRRTRDSTGLPSEGIYETMPEDTDIVPEAKDSEGYMSLIR